In the Bacteroidota bacterium genome, TTAAAGGTAAAACTACACCTGTGGTTAAATAATATTGTCTGTAAAACTTTGCCTTATCGGCACCCGAGGCATCAGTTAAACCAAATCTTGATTGCAATAGGTGATTGGCACTCAGTCCACAATAAAAACGTGGTTTGTAAAGATATAATCCTGCAGCGGCATCGGCAACCCAATTTGAGTTTGCGTTTGCTGCAAATGCGGGATCATTATTATCATCAATATTTATTTTGTCCCAACCTACACTTACATTGTTTACCATTCCTGTTACTCCAAATGCTAATTTAGCTTTTTCACTAACTTTGGCATGATAAGCATAGGTGAAATTTACACCTGTATTTTTTAACGGGCCTGCTTTGTCGTTATTTATTTGCAAGCCTAAACCCACTTTACTATTGGGCAATGCACTGTGAATGCTCAACGATTGACTAGTAGGTGCACCTTCCATCTTAGCCCACTGACTGCGATGAACCAAGCTGCCTGAGAACACTTCCCGGCTTCCAGCATAGGCTGGATTTATATTAACCGGGTTGAAGAAATACATGGAATATCCTGGATCCTGTTGTGCAAATGCACCGAAGGAGAGTAGTCCCAAAACGATTGTTGAAATTATCTTATTCATTGTTTTAATTTTTTAAATGTTTTATATATATATTAATTTTAATAATTATCTTTTTATAATAACCCAACCACGTTTATCTACATTGCCATAAGTGACGATATAATAATAAGTGCCATCGGGTAAATCGTCCCCGTTCATGTTTTTACCAGTCCATAGAATGGTTTTATTATCATAGTTATCTCCTACCCAAACTTCATTGCCCCAACGGTTTATTATTTGTACTTTGTTTACAGGATAGAAATCAAGTACTGGTATTTTCCAATAATCATTATACCCATCGCCGTTTGGAGAGAAACCATTGAAGAAGTCTAATACAGGTACTACAGTTATTACTACAGTACTAGTTTTTGAACATCCCGTTGATGTATTTGTTTCTGTTAAATAATAAGTGGTAGTCACAATCGGGCTGGCTTGTGGCTCAGCAACTGTAGTTGAACTTAAACCTACTGAAGGCGTCCAGCTATAAGTATTCCCTGCAATGGCAGGTGCTCCGATAACGGTACTTGCACCCAACAATATAGTTTGTCCAACTCCAGCATTAGCAGCAGGCAGCGGATTCACCGTA is a window encoding:
- a CDS encoding type IX secretion system membrane protein PorP/SprF codes for the protein MNKIISTIVLGLLSFGAFAQQDPGYSMYFFNPVNINPAYAGSREVFSGSLVHRSQWAKMEGAPTSQSLSIHSALPNSKVGLGLQINNDKAGPLKNTGVNFTYAYHAKVSEKAKLAFGVTGMVNNVSVGWDKINIDDNNDPAFAANANSNWVADAAAGLYLYKPRFYCGLSANHLLQSRFGLTDASGADKAKFYRQYYLTTGVVLPLTKSVDFRPSILMKYVQSAPVVGEIDASFIFFEKLFLGAGYRVGKRINMTGTDNMLIGILQFQMSNAFSFGYSYDYYLNRNGQYNSGTHEFMIGWDLSRTKTKMTSPRFF